From Epinephelus fuscoguttatus linkage group LG17, E.fuscoguttatus.final_Chr_v1:
CTAGCTGACTTACAACAGGTATTGGATGGTTGACTCATTTACTCACTTGACTCTATACAACATTTACTGTTATCCTATAATGGTgtcccaggaatgagtccttaaACCAAGGCTTttctgaaaatatattttccttgCCCAAAACCTGGAAATGAATTGGTATTTTTGTGCTCCTGGTTGCCTCATCCTGAATGTTTATCAAAACTCTGTAGTTAGGCTGTCAATTTAGATTTTTCTTAACAAACTGGGTGAAGCTGTTTTGACTAGCAATCTGTGGTAACTACCACTGTCTCCTCCAGATGACAGTAGTGACTTTGACAATGAAGATACAGATCCTGAGGATGCATTTCCTGAAGTTGAAGGTGCCTCCACCAGTGAAAATGCCAACCCTTTTGCTGACCATGGATTCCAGTTGGAATTTGATGACACCCCTCCAAGAAACTGGGACGGCAGTAGTGACGACTTCCCGGTAGAATTTGTATATGCCCCTCCAAGGAGTTGGAGCGGCAGCACCTGTCCTAGTTCCTCTGGGTTAGATGTGGTCTGCAGTGAAGTTGGCTTCCAGATTACTGTGCGGACAGGCTCACTGAGTGACGTTAAAGTTTTGGGTATGTACTGGGGCTTGTCTGCCTATTTGAAATTTTGTTGAATGCATATTAACTTGCAGGGATTTATATTTTCCCTCTCCAGGCTCAACGGAACTGCTGTCTGTTGTGGATGCTCAAGAGTCTTGTGGTTATGAAGTGAACTTTTTCCAGAACACCTTGACTGTACCCTTTACTGGATGCAATGTGAAACATGTAGGTTACTGAAAAGTAATTGTCTTGGCTCTGTactctttttaaaaatctaaacatgGATATGatgactttcttttttccttgcATTAAGTTCATGTCTTAAAGCTCAACTttgaaattattacagactgaCGGCTACAGCCTGCAGTTGTTGTTTGCCAATGAGTTCGGTCAGACACAAGTTGCTACCGCATCTTGTGAAAGTCCCACGTTTGACTCTGGCCTCTTCCCTCGCTCCAGTGGCCAATCTAAATCCTCAAAGTGCAAACCAATTCCACCAATTCCACCAAACCCTCCAAGTGAGTGCATACAGCAAATAAGCTGAAATTGCATGGTATTCAATGCATCACTTTTGGGATGGCTAAATGATTTACTACATGTGTTGAATTGCAAACACTTTACAATGCCTGTCATTTCAGATTGTGCCGTCTCGTCAGCGGAGCGGGTGATGTGTGGTTATTCAGGAATATCTCCCTCAGAATGTCAGAACTTGGGATGCTGCACGGATTCTAATTCCTGCTACTACCCAATGGATGGTAAGGCTCCTGTTTCGGGAGATGTATTAAGTGATCTTTAACTTCTGACTACATCTGACTTTTCTGTTTCCCTTTTTAGAGTGCACTGGAGATCAGCACTTTGTTTTTGCCATTCGCTCCAGCTTGGCATCCCCCCCTGTGGACCCCACCAAGCTCGTTATTCCTGGGCATCCAGAGTGTAAACCAGTCATTGTTAATGACAAGGTTGCCATCTTTAAGTTCAAAGTTACAGAATGTGGAGCTCGTTATTATGTAAGTTATCCCCTTTTTTGACTTGTACATTGCACTTTCCACTTGTttcttttaaaagtcttaatCTAGTGCAAGATAATGCATTGCCTAATCAAGTGATCTAAGACTTGTTAACTTGATATTGATTGCTACCACTTGTTTAGAAAGACAGATGGTGTACAACTAAAGCTGCAACCTTaagtttgctttttatttttagctgcGTAGATGAGTGGTTTTTATTTGACGTGGCCATTCATGAGACTCTGACCCTGACCTGCTATTAAAGCAAATGTTATGTCACAAGTGGATGGACTGAGATGCATCTAGATTTTCTGATCACATGCTTGCATAGCACCTTTTGAAGTTGTGTCATTCTGATTTGAATGCAACATGGGTTTCAACTCTAATTTAGTTGAAATTCACTTGCAATCTTCCATATGCATTTCCTCCTAAAGCCTGGGGTCTAAAACGTCGATACTGTAAATGAACACCCTCTGAAATATGTATATACAGCAAAGTATCCCCTGATAAGCACACGTTTCTGTATGATTCTGACATGATTGTATCTTACAGCAGTTTATGATTAGACTGA
This genomic window contains:
- the LOC125904768 gene encoding zona pellucida sperm-binding protein 4-like, producing the protein MVGVRVELLVLVVLTGTLLPVSVRGQGWEVIDDDDDDDDDDDDNNEQPYPSEQWSEPEGVTSTITMTDDSSDFDNEDTDPEDAFPEVEGASTSENANPFADHGFQLEFDDTPPRNWDGSSDDFPVEFVYAPPRSWSGSTCPSSSGLDVVCSEVGFQITVRTGSLSDVKVLGSTELLSVVDAQESCGYEVNFFQNTLTVPFTGCNVKHTDGYSLQLLFANEFGQTQVATASCESPTFDSGLFPRSSGQSKSSKCKPIPPIPPNPPNCAVSSAERVMCGYSGISPSECQNLGCCTDSNSCYYPMDECTGDQHFVFAIRSSLASPPVDPTKLVIPGHPECKPVIVNDKVAIFKFKVTECGARYYEVKGVKSYMVEVQSVVKALNLKYGIITRSNPLRIQVECRYGPSGSPIASVGYMVKYLDSIVPKFVLGNGLYGVQLRIATDQTYSSYLPKTSQPLGLLLGKPVYLELRLKSPKPDAVILVNYCLAYPRSANNALVLIYEGCANPYDKTVSILKIAGNPKNRHQRRFSVSAFQFMEQKTNKYLNEEIYFMCSAEVCRPTEKACPERCFDGKAP